A segment of the Flavobacteriales bacterium genome:
ACCACTTCGTCCTTGATGGCGAACTGGATGTTCACCAAGCCCACGGTCTTGAGGGCGAGGGCGATCTTGTGCGTGTGCTCGCGGATCTGCTGCACCACTTTGTCGCTGAGGTCGAACGGAGGTAGCACCGCATTGCTGTCGCCGCTGTGGATGCCCGCCGGTTCGATGTGCTCCATGATGCCGATGATGCGCACCATTTCGCCGTCGCAGATGGAATCGCTCTCCGCTTCGATGGCGCCATCGAGGAAGTGGTCGATGAGGATCTTGTTGTCGGGCATCAGGCGGAGGATGTCGAGCACCTGGGCCTCGAGCTCGTCCTCGTTGATCACGATCTTCATCTTCTGCCCGCCGAGCACGTAGCTGGGGCGCACCAACAGCGGGAAACCGAGCGTGCGGCTGAGGGCGATGCCTTCCTCGGCGGTGTTGACGGCACCGAAGGCGGGGTACGGGATGTTGAGGTCGCGCAGCAGCGATGAGAAACGCTCGCGGTCCTCGGCCATGTCCAGCGCGGCGAAGCTGGTGCCGATGATCTTGATGCCGTACTTCTCCAGCTTCTCGGCGAGCTTCAACGCGGTCTGTCCGCCGAGCTGCACGATGACGCCCTCGGGCTTTTCGTGGAGGATGATGTCGTAGATGTGCTCCCAGAACACCGGCTCGAAGTAGAGCTTGTCGGCGGTGTCGAAGTCCGTGCTCACGGTCTCCGGGTTGCAGTTGATCATGATGGTCTCGTAGCCCATCTCCTTCGCGGCCAGCACGCCGTGCACGCAGCAGTAGTCGAACTCGATGCCCTGGCCGATGCGGTTGGGGCCGCTGCCGAGCACCACGATCTTCTTGCGGTCGCTGCGGATGCTCTCGTTCTCTTCCTCGAAGGTGCTGTAGTAGTAGGGCGTCTTCGCGGGGAACTCACCGGCGCAAGTGTCCACCAGTTTGTACACGCGTTTGATGCCGAGCGCGTTGCGCTTCTTGTACACCTCGCTCTCCAGGCATTTCAGCAGGTGCGCCACCTGGCGGTCGGCATAGCCTTTCTGTTTGGCCTCGAAAAGCAGATCGCGAGGGATGGTCTCCAGCGTGTACTTCTCCACCTCCTTTTCGGTGAGGATCATGTCCTCGATCTGCCGCAGGAACCAGATGTCGATCTTGGTGAGGTCCTGGATCTTCTTGAAGGGGATGCCGGCCTTGATGGCGTCGTACACGTGGAAGAGGCGGTTCCAGCTGGGATTGGCGAGGCTTTCCAGCAGCACGGCCACGTCGGTGGTCTCCTTGCCATCGGCACCCAGACCGTTGCGTTTGATCTCCAGGCTCTGACAGGCTTTCTGCAGCGCTTCCTGGAAGCTGCGGCCGATGCCCATCGTCTCGCCGACGCTCTTCATCTGCACACCCAAACGACGGTCGCTGCCTTCGAATTTGTCGAAGTTCCAGCGCGGCACTTTCACGATGACGTAATCGAGCGTGGGCTCGAAGAAGGCGCTGGTGCCAGTGATCGGGTTCTCGAGTTCATCGAGGCGGTAACCGATGGCGAGCTTGCTGGCGATCTTGGCGATGGGATAGCCTGTCGCCTTCGATGCGAGCGCACTGCTGCGGCTCACGCGCGGGTTGATCTCGATGGCGTAGATGTGCTCGTGCTCGTCGGGGCTCACCGCGAACTGCACGTTGCAACCGCCTGCGAAGTCGCCGATGGCGCGCATCATCTTGATGGCCTCGGTGCGCATGCGCTGGTAGGTGCGGTCGCTGAGGGTCATGGCCGGCGCCACGGTGATGCTGTCGCCGGTGTGGATGCCCATCGGATCGAAGTTCTCGATGGAGCAGATGATGGCCACGTTGTCGTCCTTGTCGCGCAGCAGCTCCAGCTCGTATTCCTTCCAGCCGAGCAGGGCCTTGTCGATCATCACCTCGTGGATGGGGCTGATCTGCAGGCCGTGCTTGAGCAGCTTGTCGAACTCGGCGGGGTCCTTCACGAAGCTGGCCCCGGCGCCGCCCAAGGTGTAGCTGGCGCGGATCACCAGCGGGAAGCCGAACTCCTGCGCCACCTTCTTGCCTTCGAGGAAGCTGGTGACGGTCTTGCTGGGCGCCATGGGCACGCCGATGCGCTCCATCAGCAGGCGGAACTGCTCGCGGTTCTCGGTGATGTCGATGGCGGCCACATCCACGCCGATCATGCGCACGCCATGCTCCTTCCAGATACCGAGCTTCTCGCATTCGATGGCGAGGTTGAGCGCGGTCTGGCCGCCCATGGTGGGCAACACGGCGTCGATCTTGTGCTTTTTGAGGATCTCCTCGATGCTCTCGACGGTGAGCGGCTTGAGGTAGATGTTGTCGGCCGTGACCGGATCGGTCATAATGGTGGCCGGGTTGCTGTTGATCAGCGTGACCTCGATGCCTTCGTTGCGGAGGGAGCGGGAAGCTTGGGAGCCGGAGTAATCGAACTCGCAGGCCTGGCCGATGACGATGGGGCCGCTGCCGATGAGCAGTACGGACTTGATGCTGTGGTCTTTGGGCATTCCGGAGGGTATCCGGGCCGCGAAGGTACCCCGGGAGGTCCGGCCGGGGAGGGAATGTGGAAAAGGTAGGTGGATCGTGGAGAAATGCGGGGATGGCCGCAGAGCCGCAGAGGGCGGGCCACGTGGTATCGCATTGGATTCTCTGCACCTCCGCGTGGTCATCCCGGGCTTGAACCGGGAGGCGGCCCTTACTTCGCCCCAATGCGCATCGACAAATTCCTCTGGTGCGTGCGCCTCTTCAAGACACGCAGCCTCGCCACCGATGCCGTGCGCCGCGAGCAGGTGCAGGTGAACAGCCGCGTGGTGAAGCCTTCCGTGGAGGTGAAACCCGGCGACCGGATCGCCCTGCGCGAGCCCCCGATCTGGCGCAGCTGGGAGATTCTGGTAATGCCTGCATCGCGGGTGGGCGCCAGGCTGGTGCCGACGCTCATGACCGAGCGCACCGACTTCGCCGACTTGGAGAAACTCGAAATGGCGCGCCTGGTGAAGGCGCAGAACCGTCCGGCAGGGGAAGGCCGACCCACGAAACGCGACCGCCGCGACATCGAGCGCTTCACGGGCGAGTGAGCCATTGGCCCCGGAGCCAACCGCCTGCCCCGCCGCTTAACGTTCTTTCAAGTTTCCAGGGAACAATCCAGCCCGGAGCGCGGATAGCTTGGCGGCACTTCAAACCGAAACGCCATGTTCAAGACCTTCCTCTTCCTTCCGCTGGCTTCTGTGATCGGCATGCAGCAAGAGCCGCAGGTGCCGGTGCCCGACCGCAAGGTGCGCATCGAGGTGGTGACCACCGAGAACGGCGAGACCAAGCGCGTGACCAAGGAGTTCGACGCCACGGACGATGCCCAGGTGCAGGAGGCCCTGCGCGAATTGGGGGTCCTCAACCAGATGAAGCTCGGCCCCGGCGAGCGCGACATCACCATCGACATCCGTGGCTTCGGTGATGGCGACGACGGTGATGTCTTCATGCGCATGGCGCCCATGGCGCCGAACGCACCCATGCCGCCCGATGCGCCCATGGCCTTCATCGGTGAGCCCAAGGCCTACTTGGGCGTGAGCACGCGCAACCTGAACGACGACGACAAGAAGGGCAAGTCACCGGTGAAGCAAGGAGCCGTGGTGATCGAAGTGGTGGAGGAGACCCCTGCCGCGGAACTGGGATTGAAAGAGGGCGACATCATCGTTGAATTGGACGACAAGGCCGTGGATGGTCCGGAAAGCCTTGTGGAGCTGGTGCGCTCGCACAAGCCCGGTGACGAGGTGAAGGTGGAGTGGCTCCGTGCCGGCAAGGCCATGAAGGGGAGCGCGAAGCTGGCCGAGCGGAAGTCCGAGTCGTATGCCTTCCGATTCGATGGCGAGTCGTTGAAGGAATTGGAGAAGCTCGGTGAGTTGCAGGAGCTCCGTGAACTGGGAAAGCTGGGCGAGATGGGCTCATGGACCAGCGAGAAGCGAGCCTTCCTCGGCGTAACGCCCGGGGAGGACGATGATGAGCAGGAAGGCGTGATGATCGGCAGCGTGGAAGAGGGAAGCGCCGCGGAGAAGATGGGCTTGAAGGCCGGTGACCGCATCACGGCGATCAACGGCGAGGCCGTGGCCGACTTCGATGCCTTGGCCGAGCGCATCCGCGTGATGAAGCCCGGCGATCAGGTCACCGTGAACGCTCAGCGCGACGGACAGGCGCAGGAGCACACGGGCGCGCTCGGCGAGCGCGAGATGCGTGCCTACTTCAAGGGCCATGACGGCATGCACGGCTTCCACTGGAATGGCAGCGATGAAGGCTCGCGCGAGGAACTGCGCCGTGAGATGGACCAATTGCGCCGCGAGATGGATGAATTGCGCCGTGAGCTGGGCAAGGACATCCGCCGCGAAGTGCGCGTGCGCGTGGAGGCCAGGAAGCTGAGCGAGGAGGAGAAGGCCGTGCTGCGCAAGAAAGGCGTGGCGGTTGACAACGAGCTTCCGCTGGAGGGCCTGCGCGCCTTCCCGAACCCGAGCAACGGCTTCTTCCGCGTGCAGTTCGATCGGCCCGAGCGCGGAGACCTGACCGTTGACGTGCACGATGCCAAGGGCGAGCGCGTGTACCAGGAGCGCATCGTGGGCTTCAAGGGTCGCTACGAGCGCACCCTCGACCTCAGCGACCAGGCCAGTGGCAGCTACTTCATGGTGATCGGGCAAGGAGGCCGAACGGCTACGGTGAAGCTGGTGAAAGAGTGAGCTGAAGGGGTCTCCATGGGAAGGGGCCGCGAGGCCCTTTCCTATTTTTCACCCATGAATGTCCTGCTTCGCATCCTCATCGGCACCATCGCGGTGCTGGTGGCCGACCTGCTCCTGCGCGGGGTCACCCTCGGCGATATGGAAACCACGAATGGCCTGCTCACCGCCATCCTCACCGCCGCCGTGCTGGCCCTGCTCAACGCATTCGTTCGGCCCATCCTCATCCTCTTCACCCTGCCCATCACCCTGGTGAGCCTTGGGCTCTTCCTCCTGGTGATCAATGCCGGATTGGTGATGCTCGCGGATAACCTCATTCCCGGCTTCGAGATCAGTGCACCGCGCTTCTGGTGGGCCTTGGGCTTCAGCCTCATCGTGTCCATCGTGCAAGGCCTGCTCAGCCGCATGGACCGCAAGCCGTCCGAAGGGAAGGCCTGAGGGACCCATCGGCCTTCCAAGCACATCTGTCAGGCGGGTGCCATACTCCGTCCCAGCCGCCCCAAGGTGAACCATCGGCCCCCTAAGTTTGTCCTGAACCAGCCCCAGACCATGAACCGTTTCCTGACCCTTGGCCTATCGGCCACCCTCCTCATCGGCACGGCGAGCGCCCAGCTGAACGATACCGAGTACATCCCCGGCGACCTGCTGGTGATGACCCAGCCCGGCGCCGACCCTTACGCCATTGCCCGCGACCTCTCGACCATCGACGATCAGCCCACCGGCATGCAGGTGGTCGAAGAGGTGAGCACCGAGATGCGCGCCTGGCTCCTGCACTTTGATCCCGCGCTGCAGACCCAGTGGGCCATGCTGCGCGCCGTGAAAGAGCACCCCGGCATCCTGCTCGCCCAGAACAACCACGTGGTGAAGGAGCGCATCGTGCCCAACGATGCCCAGTACGGTCAGGTGTGGCACCACCAGAACATCGACAGCGAAGCGGCATGGGACATCACCACCGGCGGTGTCACGGCCACGGGCGATACCATCGTGGTCTGCATCATCGAGAACGCCGACCTCACCCACCCGGACCTCGCTGCCAACGCATGGCTCAATTACGATGAGATCCCCGGCAACGGCATCGACGACGACGGCAATCAGTACGTCGATGACCGCCGCGGCTGGAACACGCCCAACAACAACGACAACGTGTACAGCGGCAGCCACGGCACCCAATGCGCAGGCATGGTGGGCGCTGTGGGCAACAACAGCCTCGGCGTGGTGGGCGCCAATTGGAATGTGAAGATGATGCCCGTGAACTACGGCGGTACCAGCGAGAGCGCGGTGGTGGCAGCCTACACGTACCCTTTGCGCATGCGCCGGCTCTATGCCAGCAGCAACGGCGATCGCGGCGCCTTCGTGGTGGCCACCAGCGCCAGCTGGGGCATCGATGGCGGACAGCCTTCCAACTCGCCGATGTGGTGCGCCATGTTCGATACGCTCGGCACGGCGGGCATCCTGAACTGCGGCGCCACCGCCAACAATGCCGTGAACGTGGACGTGGTGGGCGATCTGCCAACGGCCTGCGGCAGTGACTTCATGATCAGCGTCACGGCCACGGACGTGAACGACACGCGCACCTTCAGCGCCTGGGGCCTCACCACCATCGACGTGGGCGCCCCGGGTTCCAGCGTGCGCACCACCAGCATCGGCGGCGGTTATGGCAACACCAGCGGCACCAGCTTCGCCACGCCGCTCACCGCAGGCGTCATCGGCCTCATGTACAGCGCGCCCTGCCCCAGCCTCATGGGCCTGGTGAACGCCGACCCCGTGCAAGGCGCCTTGTACATCCGCACCAAGCTCTTCGAGGGCGTGGAGCAGGTGGGCAATCTGCCGAACAACACCGTCACCGGCGGCCGCATCAGCTCGGGCAACAGCCTGCAGCTGATCATGAACGAATGCAGCTCGTGCCCCGCGCCGTTCGGCGGTCAGGCCACGCGCCAAGGCTCGGACGGCACCTACACCTGGGTGAGCAGCGCCAGCCTCTTCACCGTGCGATACCGTGCGGTGGGCACCACCGATTGGACCGTGATCAGCAACGTGGATGAGGCCACCGTGACCGTGAGCGGACTCGACCCCTGCCTGGCCTACGAGTTCCAGGCGGAAGCCGAGTGCAGCGGCGAATTCAGCGGGTTCTCCCAGACCACCGTGCTGCAAGGCCCGCCGAGCACGCCGCCTGCCATCACGCCCAGCGGCTTCACCACCTTCTGCGCGGGATCGCCCTTCACGCTCACCAGCAGCATCGCGAACGACATTTCCTGGAGCTCCGGGCAGACCTCTGCGAGCATTTCCCCCACGGAGAGCGGCACCTACACCGTCACCTTCGACAACGGCTGCGGCACCCTCACCTCCGCACCGGTGGAAGTCACCGTGCTCGAGGCGCCAGCCGCACCGACCTCCAATAATGTGCAATTGCCCGGCCCCGGCACCGCTACCCTGAACGCCACCGGGAGCAACATCACCTGGTACGATGCGCCTGCCGGGGGCAACGCCGTGGGCAGCGGCAACAGCTGGGAGACGCCCATCGTGAATGCCACCACCAGCTTCTGGTGCAGCGCGGCCACCACCAACGGCGTGGTGAGCAGCTATGGTGCGAAGACGAACAACACCACCAGCGGGCAGTACCACACCAACAGCAACAACTACCAGCTCTTCACCGCCAACCAGCTCTTCAGCATCCGCAGCGTGAAGGTTTACGCCAATGCGGCGGGTAACCGCACCATCGCCCTGGTCGATGGCGGCGGCAACGTGATCCAGCAGGGCACCTTCAGCATCCCGAATGGCGAGAGCCGCGTGAACCTCAACTTCACCGTGCCCGGCCCCGGCAACTACGGACTCCGGTTGACCGGCAACACGGTGGGCCTCTGGCGCGATGGCGTGGGCAGCGCGCAGGCGTATCCGTATGCGCTAGGCGCATTCGGCAGCATGACCGGCAGCACGGCCACCGGGGGCAACGCCACGGCCTATTACTACTTCTTCTACGATTGGGAAGTGAGCCTGCCCTACGTGGCGTGCGAGAGCGACCGCGTGCAGGTCACGGTGGAATTGCCGCAGGGCGTTGATGAGCAGGCTGCAGGCGGCGTGCGCATCTTCCCGCATCCGGCGGACCGCGACTTCTTCGTGGACGTGACCGGCGAATGGGCACAGGGCCGCCTGAGCTTCGAGCTGATCGACGCCACCGGCCGCCGGGTGCTCACCAAGCGGATCGACAACGGACGCGCCACCATCACCACGGCCTTGCTGGCCAATGGCATCTATGGCTACCGGATCATGCGCGATGGCGAGCCGTTGCGCGCGGGCCGGATCATCGTGGAGCACCTGTACTGAGCAGCGCCCGAGGAGCGGAGCGGCTCAGTAGAGGTCGATCTGGCCAAGCGAGGTCTCCCGGCCTTCCTCGATCAGCAGCACCGTGTAGCTGCTGACCGGCTGCGCGGATAAGTCGATCGGGTAGGACTTGTTCAGCTGCTCGGGCACTTGCCATTCCATGAGCGCCTCCCCGCGGCTGTCGAGCACCACCAGCCGCGCCGGCTTGCTGGCGAAGACATCGGCCAGGGCCTTGCCGCGCCCAGGCTGCGCGAACAGCAAGGCGTCCGATCTGCCCGTTGCCTCGAGCGAGGCATCCGCCTCCACCTTGAATTGGTAGAGCGCGCCTTCCTTGGGTGAGCTGCGCAGCGCTTTCAGCAATTCGGCGCCGGCGCTGATGATCCGGACCGATGCCGCATCGGCCTTGCCGCTGTCCACGGCATGCAGCAAGTAGCTGCCCGGGGGCAAGCGGAGCGTTTCGCTCAGCACCGTGTCGTTGCCCGCCTTCCAAGCGTGATCGATATGCACCGGACCGCGCGTGCTCTCCAACCGGATGCGGCCGCCGTTGCCCGCGGGCAAGCGCATGCGCACGGTGAGCGGGCTTCCCCAGGCATCAGCCGAGGTGAAGGTGCCGCTCAGCGTATTGTCGGCCTTGTTGCGGTCCTTGCGCCCATTGGGGTCGCCGAGCGATACGGTGAAGGTGTTCAGTCCCGGGCGCATGTCGATCAGGTGCGTGAGCTTCACCTCGGTGGTGGCGCCGGGTGCCAGGCGGCCTGTCCACGCGAACATGCGCGGAGCGAAGCCCACGGTGCCGTAGCGCACGGAGATGCCCGACAGCGACTCGGTGCCCTTGTTGGCCAGCACGATGCGCGGCTCCTGCACGGCGGGATTCAGCGCCGCGTGCGCGGGGTCGTCGCTCGGGACGATGATGGCCACCACGGCGGCGTCGAAGCGCGCGGGTTTGGTTGCGCGCTGCGCCGCAGCGAGCAATGGCGCAAGCGAGCAGAGGAGGATGAGGGAGCGTTTCACGGCGCCGAAGCTGCGCACGCCGGGGCGTTCGCGCAACAAGCACTTCTACATTCGTGGCTGAACGCATGCCGGCGCGCTTCCTCCCCCACCTGCTCATCGCGCTGCTGGCGCTGGTTTGCGCGCAAGCCTGGAACCGCATCAACATCGGCGCGATGGGCGATTCGCCGGCGCGTGCCCATGTCCGCGATGGCCGTGCCCTCACCAGCACCGACGATGCCTCCTACCTGCAAGGCGTTGATCGGTTGCTCGGCGCCCGGCCCGACCTCGAGCAGGCGCCAGAGTCGCGCCGACCATCGCTCCGCGCTCCGGGCTATTCCCTCTTCTACCTGCTGCCCCGCCTGGTGCTCGACCCGCTGCCCGCCATCAGTGCGCTGGTGTGGATGCAATGCCTGCTCTACGCGTTCACGGTGGCCATGCTGTGGGACACGCTGGTGCGCAGCGGCATCGCTGGCCGCATCCGCTGGCCGCTCATCCTCGCCTTCGCCGCCTTGCCGACTTTCCACGGCTTCCTCTTCCACACGCTCACCGAAGGCATCACGCCATCGCTCGCTTTGCTGCTGCTCTGCTGCGCGTTGCGCGATCAGCACGCCACGCATCGCCGCTGGCTCTTCGCAGGTCTGCTGCTCTGGTCGCTGCTGATGTTCACGCGGCCCGCCTTGCTGTGGACAGGCCTTGCGCTGCTGCCGGGATTGCTGCGGATCGGTCGGCTGCGCGCATCGGCATTCGCGCTGCTCGCCGTGGCGCCACTGCTCTGCTGGTGGCTGGTGAACGTGATGCGCGCCGACGCACTGGTTGGCCTTCACCCCTTGTACTCCGCAAGCGCTGCGGGCATCAACCGTCCCACGCATGGTGCCTTCTGGGAACTGGCCAAGAGCTGGGGCGCGCGCGGCGATGATTTCCACGCGGCGATGGAAGCCGGCTACCGGGCGGCGATCCGTTGCGACACGGCTTCGCGCCATGCGGACGCGTTCATCGCATTGGCACCCGAGGGCCTGCTCACCGCCGAACTGGAAGCGGAGACACGGCAGGCCTTCAGCCGATGGCAGCGCTTCAACTGCGAAGAGCTCGCGCCAGCGCTGACGAGCGCGCGCGGCACGATCGCCATCACCACGCGCTCCGAGCAAGG
Coding sequences within it:
- a CDS encoding RNA-binding S4 domain-containing protein; translated protein: MRIDKFLWCVRLFKTRSLATDAVRREQVQVNSRVVKPSVEVKPGDRIALREPPIWRSWEILVMPASRVGARLVPTLMTERTDFADLEKLEMARLVKAQNRPAGEGRPTKRDRRDIERFTGE
- a CDS encoding phage holin family protein, which codes for MNVLLRILIGTIAVLVADLLLRGVTLGDMETTNGLLTAILTAAVLALLNAFVRPILILFTLPITLVSLGLFLLVINAGLVMLADNLIPGFEISAPRFWWALGFSLIVSIVQGLLSRMDRKPSEGKA
- a CDS encoding S8 family serine peptidase, whose product is MNRFLTLGLSATLLIGTASAQLNDTEYIPGDLLVMTQPGADPYAIARDLSTIDDQPTGMQVVEEVSTEMRAWLLHFDPALQTQWAMLRAVKEHPGILLAQNNHVVKERIVPNDAQYGQVWHHQNIDSEAAWDITTGGVTATGDTIVVCIIENADLTHPDLAANAWLNYDEIPGNGIDDDGNQYVDDRRGWNTPNNNDNVYSGSHGTQCAGMVGAVGNNSLGVVGANWNVKMMPVNYGGTSESAVVAAYTYPLRMRRLYASSNGDRGAFVVATSASWGIDGGQPSNSPMWCAMFDTLGTAGILNCGATANNAVNVDVVGDLPTACGSDFMISVTATDVNDTRTFSAWGLTTIDVGAPGSSVRTTSIGGGYGNTSGTSFATPLTAGVIGLMYSAPCPSLMGLVNADPVQGALYIRTKLFEGVEQVGNLPNNTVTGGRISSGNSLQLIMNECSSCPAPFGGQATRQGSDGTYTWVSSASLFTVRYRAVGTTDWTVISNVDEATVTVSGLDPCLAYEFQAEAECSGEFSGFSQTTVLQGPPSTPPAITPSGFTTFCAGSPFTLTSSIANDISWSSGQTSASISPTESGTYTVTFDNGCGTLTSAPVEVTVLEAPAAPTSNNVQLPGPGTATLNATGSNITWYDAPAGGNAVGSGNSWETPIVNATTSFWCSAATTNGVVSSYGAKTNNTTSGQYHTNSNNYQLFTANQLFSIRSVKVYANAAGNRTIALVDGGGNVIQQGTFSIPNGESRVNLNFTVPGPGNYGLRLTGNTVGLWRDGVGSAQAYPYALGAFGSMTGSTATGGNATAYYYFFYDWEVSLPYVACESDRVQVTVELPQGVDEQAAGGVRIFPHPADRDFFVDVTGEWAQGRLSFELIDATGRRVLTKRIDNGRATITTALLANGIYGYRIMRDGEPLRAGRIIVEHLY
- the carB gene encoding carbamoyl-phosphate synthase large subunit gives rise to the protein MPKDHSIKSVLLIGSGPIVIGQACEFDYSGSQASRSLRNEGIEVTLINSNPATIMTDPVTADNIYLKPLTVESIEEILKKHKIDAVLPTMGGQTALNLAIECEKLGIWKEHGVRMIGVDVAAIDITENREQFRLLMERIGVPMAPSKTVTSFLEGKKVAQEFGFPLVIRASYTLGGAGASFVKDPAEFDKLLKHGLQISPIHEVMIDKALLGWKEYELELLRDKDDNVAIICSIENFDPMGIHTGDSITVAPAMTLSDRTYQRMRTEAIKMMRAIGDFAGGCNVQFAVSPDEHEHIYAIEINPRVSRSSALASKATGYPIAKIASKLAIGYRLDELENPITGTSAFFEPTLDYVIVKVPRWNFDKFEGSDRRLGVQMKSVGETMGIGRSFQEALQKACQSLEIKRNGLGADGKETTDVAVLLESLANPSWNRLFHVYDAIKAGIPFKKIQDLTKIDIWFLRQIEDMILTEKEVEKYTLETIPRDLLFEAKQKGYADRQVAHLLKCLESEVYKKRNALGIKRVYKLVDTCAGEFPAKTPYYYSTFEEENESIRSDRKKIVVLGSGPNRIGQGIEFDYCCVHGVLAAKEMGYETIMINCNPETVSTDFDTADKLYFEPVFWEHIYDIILHEKPEGVIVQLGGQTALKLAEKLEKYGIKIIGTSFAALDMAEDRERFSSLLRDLNIPYPAFGAVNTAEEGIALSRTLGFPLLVRPSYVLGGQKMKIVINEDELEAQVLDILRLMPDNKILIDHFLDGAIEAESDSICDGEMVRIIGIMEHIEPAGIHSGDSNAVLPPFDLSDKVVQQIREHTHKIALALKTVGLVNIQFAIKDEVVYVIEANPRASRTVPFIAKAYGEPYVNWATKVMLGAKLKDFHFKPHLDGYAIKVPVFSFDKFPNVDKSLGPEMKSTGEAIYFIKDLKDPFFRQVYGERSMYLSR
- a CDS encoding PDZ domain-containing protein; its protein translation is MFKTFLFLPLASVIGMQQEPQVPVPDRKVRIEVVTTENGETKRVTKEFDATDDAQVQEALRELGVLNQMKLGPGERDITIDIRGFGDGDDGDVFMRMAPMAPNAPMPPDAPMAFIGEPKAYLGVSTRNLNDDDKKGKSPVKQGAVVIEVVEETPAAELGLKEGDIIVELDDKAVDGPESLVELVRSHKPGDEVKVEWLRAGKAMKGSAKLAERKSESYAFRFDGESLKELEKLGELQELRELGKLGEMGSWTSEKRAFLGVTPGEDDDEQEGVMIGSVEEGSAAEKMGLKAGDRITAINGEAVADFDALAERIRVMKPGDQVTVNAQRDGQAQEHTGALGEREMRAYFKGHDGMHGFHWNGSDEGSREELRREMDQLRREMDELRRELGKDIRREVRVRVEARKLSEEEKAVLRKKGVAVDNELPLEGLRAFPNPSNGFFRVQFDRPERGDLTVDVHDAKGERVYQERIVGFKGRYERTLDLSDQASGSYFMVIGQGGRTATVKLVKE